A portion of the Anthonomus grandis grandis chromosome 19, icAntGran1.3, whole genome shotgun sequence genome contains these proteins:
- the LOC126747493 gene encoding uncharacterized protein LOC126747493, producing MQSIIFFATFIALAAAACDRSPKLVGAEDLCWSSKVKIVDRVQYTAKSVLNFAKEKLGLGSEEQFNPQQCDYYECIFAEMNMLNHNGFPNEEKLVEFIDNNVIYTHAKAQYERLKLCQEALAYSISENKPFLGAPLGSDASPISVDIIQPKCEILQEFMKCLALNGTDCVVFKYP from the exons ATGcagtcaataatattttttgcaacatttatcGCC CTGGCCGCGGCCGCCTGCGACCGCTCCCCCAAACTGGTGGGGGCGGAGGACCTCTGCTGGTCCAGCAAAGTGAAAATCGTCGACCGGGTCCAGTATACCGCCAAGAGCGTTTTGAATTTCGCCAAGGAGAAACTGGGACTCGGCTCTGAGGAACAATTTAATCCTCAACAA TGCGACTACTACGAATGTATATTCGCCGAAATGAACATG CTTAACCATAACGGTTTTCCCAACGAGGAAAAACTGGTCGAATTTATCGACAATAACGTGATTTACACGCACGCGAAGGCTCAGTACGAGAGGCTGAAGCTGTGCCAAGAAGCATTGGCATACAGCATTA gtgaaaataaaccgtttttgGGGGCGCCATTAGGCAGTGATGCCAGCCCTATTTCAG TGGACATTATACAACCCAAGTGCGAAATCCTGCAAGAGTTTATGAAGTGTTTGGCTTTAAATGGGACTGAT tgtgtGGTGTTTAAATATCCTTGA
- the LOC126747488 gene encoding uncharacterized protein LOC126747488 isoform X2, translating into MADFKSGLPPGWDCKWDERAGQYYFINHHSKMTTWEDPRMKYRGTPKRAAEYIPLQDLKAPTRSPLTLRGAKVQDSTFTTETEDAVAKISAMFPTVSETHIKLLLKKYLNREALVISALQVEKYPITTPGPFATPPPQRNIVVKGQTRTTGSPLMGGFALGVRSSPKPHSSPKLKLRYMKSIFPNADETVILECLQNNENSIQKTSDTLREMGYSKKDTVKPPETPKPESKTEGTTSKVAVEAAKATPSPAPKRASSEDKQTMKKKLQEQYADVPEHLISIALESVNFNEDRARQILTIMKQEDVASAQQKPPKEAPAAASPPPAPLLLPVSQSRQSIKSLLKTEKKDELDGFKRVLGVERGAYRSANIGDTLGHDAKLCKGPNEKLLLENYIQWQGSNGALQKGPQGFAKGPNKGLLCQKAYAPCGPNADLRKGPGGRFGENLVK; encoded by the exons ATGGCAGACTTTAAAAGCGGTTTACCACCGGGGTGGGACTGCAAATGGGACGAGAGAGCTGGGCAATA CTACTTCATAAACCACCATTCGAAAATGACCACTTGGGAGGACCCGAGGATGAAATACAGGGGCACCCCCAAGAGGGCCGCAGAGTATATCCCTTTGCAG GACCTTAAGGCCCCGACCAGGAGCCCCTTGACTTTAAGAGGGGCCAAAGTGCAAGACAGCACCTTCACCACCGAGACTGAGGACGCAGTGGCGAAAATCAGCGCCATGTTCCCCACAGTCTCGGAAACTCACATAAAACTGCTGTTGAAAAA ATATTTGAACCGGGAGGCGTTGGTGATCAGCGCCCTCCAGGTGGAAAAGTACCCGATTACCACCCCGGGGCCCTTCGCCACCCCTCCACCCCAGAGGAATATCGTTGTTAAGGGGCAGACGAGGACGACAGGGAGCCCCCTTATGGGGGGCTTCGCTTTGGGCGTGAGGAGTTCCCCGAAGCCCCATTCGTCTCCGAAGTTGAAATTAAG GTACATGAAGTCCATATTCCCGAACGCCGACGAGACCGTAATCCTGGAATGTTTGCAAAACAACGAGAACAGCATCCAGAAGACTTCGGACACCCTCCGGGAGATGGGGTACAGTAAAAAAGACACCGTCAAACCCCCGGAAACTCCCAAACCGGAGTCGAAAACCGAAGGGACGACTTCGAAAGTGGCGGTGGAGGCGGCAAAAGCGACGCCCTCACCCGCCCCCAAACGGGCCTCCAGTGAGGACAAACAAACCA TGAAAAAGAAGCTGCAAGAGCAATACGCCGATGTGCCGGAACACCTCATCTCCATCGCCCTGGAAAGTGTGAATTTCAACGAAGACAGGGCCCGTCAAATCCTCACTATAATGAAACAGGAGGACGTGGCAAGCGCGCAACAAAAACCCCCCAAAGAAGCGCCCGCCGCGGCGAGTCCCCCCCCGGCCCCATTGTTGTTGCCCGTCAGCCAGAGCCGTCAATCGATCAAATCCCTCTTGAAAACCGAGAAAAAGGACGAACTCGACGGTTTCAAGAGGGTGTTGGGGGTCGAACGGGGGGCCTACAGGTCCGCGAACATCGGCGACACCTTGGGCCACGACGCGAAACTGTGCAAGGGCCCCAACGAGAAGTTACTCCT gGAGAACTATATTCAATGGCAAGGATCAAACGGGGCTCTCCAGAAGGGCCCTCAGGGCTTCGCCAAGGGTCCCAACAAGGGGCTGTTGTGCCAAAAGGCTTACGCCCCTTGTGGGCCCAATGCGGATCTCCGGAAGGGTCCCGGAGGACGTTTCGGGGAGAATCTCGTCAAATAG
- the LOC126747485 gene encoding CWF19-like protein 2 homolog: MGKHKKKSKKHKRHHSSSSSDEWVEADQIKEKSRASSPSGKSEHRKHKRASKERSPSSPKDVDTPKKPKIQDKDDDSWLNFATYSNEERKKQREDAKKDEKEKQQYDPRNCPRELNPYWKDGGDGLPKFRKPKDDDSDDGAYSYKRQKPHTSSSSGWRKPIKSDSKLTQSDSTHPPDSSYNTPDSSQMTEKELNLLAGKLVKAEIMGNEKLVQELKAKLEKGREALATSKTNEEGVILTQTDRQGHSKPLTLQHNYDDGFAHRKERKKASNTHDNNERVRYFADDDKYSLRDMFESEKLSTTDDQDREFMKIASTVRKNDDMDDFFADSARRTKSDRKSDQSKHAKAVNDHKKLSGTLDNCSRCIQSDVMPKHLIVDMKDYVYLGLPPHEPLTEGHCLIVPIRHAQSVTQLDENEWSEMKDVRRQLVRLFEARAEDVVFFEVAAGFHRYPHMVLECVPLPKSEAELAPIYFKKAIDESETEWAQNKKLVSLKGRDVRRAIPKGLPYFSVSFGMEEGFAHVIEDERMFPANFAQEIIGGMLDLHHSKWRKPAREKFDVQSKRVLEFSRRWNDSK, encoded by the exons atg GGaaaacacaagaaaaaatctaaaaaacacAAGAGGCATCACTCAAGTTCCTCCTCAGATGAATGGGTGGAAGCAGACCAAATTAAGGAAAAATCGAGGGCTAGCAGCCCCAGCGGAAAGTCTGAACATAGAAAACACAAAAGAGCCTCTAAAGAGCGAAGCCCTAGTAGCCCCAAAGATGTAGACACCCCAAAAAAGCCTAAAATTCAGGATAAAGATGATGACTCTTGGTTAAACTTTGCAACATACTCAAACGAGGAAAGGAAGAAGCAGAGGGAAGATGCCAAGAAAGATGAGAAAGAGAAACAACAGTATGATCCCAGAAATTGCCCCAGAGAACTAAACCCATATTGGAAAGACGGGGGTGACGGTTTGCCCAAGTTCCGGAAGCCAAAGGATGATGATTCTGATGACGGTGCTTACAG ctACAAAAGACAAAAACCTCACACATCCTCCTCATCAGGTTGGAGAAAACCCATTAAATCTGACTCTAAACTCACTCAGTCTGACTCGACTCACCCTCCTGACTCATCTTACAATACTCCTGACTCATCTCAGATGACTGAGAAAGAACTGAACCTGTTGGCCGGTAAATTGGTCAAAGCAGAAATAATGGGTAACGAAAAACTGGTCCAAGAGCTAAAAGCCAAACTGGAAAAGGGCCGGGAGGCCTTGGCCACCTCAAAAACAAACGAGGAGGGGGTGATCTTGACACAAACTGATCGTCAGGGTCATTCGAAGCCCTTGACCCTTCAGCACAACTACGACGATGGATTCGCCCATAGAAAAGAGCGCAAAAAGGCCTCGAACACCCACGACAACAATGAGAGAGTCAGATATTTCGCTGATGACGACAAATATTCTTTAAGAGACATGTTCGAGAGCGAGAAACTAAGCACAACAGACGACCAGGACAGGGAGTTCATGAAAATCGCCTCGACGGTCCGCAAAAACGACGATATGGACGATTTCTTCGCCGAttcggctcgaaggaccaaatctGACCGTAAATCCGACCAATCGAAACACGCCAAGGCGGTGAACGACCATAAAAAACTCTCCGGCACTTTGGACAACTGTTCCAGGTGCATCCAATCAGACGTTATGCCCAAACACCTCATCGTCGACATGAAAGACTACGTGTACTTGGGGCTGCCTCCTCACGAGCCCCTCACGGAGGGCCACTGCCTCATTGTCCCCATAAGACACGCGCAAAGCGTCACTCAACTGGACGAGAACGAGTGGAGCGAGATGAAGGACGTGAGGAGGCAGCTCGTGAGGCTGTTTGAGGCCCGGGCGGAGGACGTGGTCTTCTTTGAGGTGGCTGCTGGGTTTCACAG GTATCCTCACATGGTGCTAGAGTGCGTGCCTTTGCCGAAATCCGAGGCCGAATTGGCGccgatttatttcaaaaaagcgATCGACGAGTCGGAAACTGAATGGGCGCAAAACAAGAAACTCGTCTCGCTAAAAGGCAGGGACGTGCGCAGGGCGATTCCCAAAGGATTACCGTACTTCTCCGTCAGTTTCGGGATGGAGGAGGGATTCGCCCACGTGATCGAGGACGAGCGAATGTTTCCCGCGAATTTCGCCCAAGAAATCATCGGGGGGATGTTGGATTTGCACCACAGCAAGTGGAGGAAACCCGCGAGGGAGAAGTTCGACGTCCAGAGCAAGAGGGTGTTGGAGTTCTCGCGACGCTGGAAcgattctaaataa
- the LOC126747490 gene encoding LIM/homeobox protein Lhx2-like isoform X2 yields MLKERETIDRGGCASPCSSMGGNSSEGGGGAAASSCAGCGGRIHDRFYLLAVDRQWHACCLKCCECKLPLDTELTCFAREGNIYCKDDYYRMFAVTRCGRCHAGISANELVMRARELVYHLHCFSCTLCGIPLSKGDHFGIRDGLIYCRPHYEMMDTFDPHEGPGVFSGGESPGYYPNTPPQNQKGRPRKRKPQHPQEQDAVTGCGDLPVGMRMAAATLEMLHQGDLSSSMESLSYDSSVTSPGSSNGQQNQRTKRMRTSFKHHQLRTMKTYFAINQNPDAKDLKQLAQKTGLSKRVLQVWFQNARAKWRRNLMRQEGTQGAQSQSGAVTGASPTGSSIMEASMSHQGGLDDLHHHLHSQNSQTLAFSDIY; encoded by the exons ATGCTGAAGGAACGAGAGACGATCGATCGCGGGGGCTGCGCCTCCCCCTGCTCCAGCATGGGGGGCAACTCCTCAGAGGGGGGCGGCGGGGCTGCGGCCTCCTCCTGCGCGGGCTGCGGGGGCCGCATCCACGATCGCTTCTATCTTCTCGCCGTCGACCGACAATGGCACGCTTGTTGCTTGAAGTGTTGCGAGTGCAAGTTGCCACTGGACACCGAGTTGACTTGCTTCGCACGAGAAGGCAACATTTATTGTAAAGATGACTATTATAG gatgTTCGCTGTGACCAGGTGCGGCAGGTGCCACGCAGGAATCTCCGCTAACGAATTGGTAATGAGAGCGAGAGAGCTCGTGTACCATTTGCACTGTTTCTCTTGCACCCTCTGCGGCATCCCCCTATCCAAAGGAGACCATTTCGGCATAAGGGATGGTCTGATTTATTGCAG GCCCCATTACGAGATGATGGACACGTTCGATCCGCACGAGGGCCCCGGGGTGTTTTCGGGGGGCGAATCGCCCGGTTACTACCCGAACACCCCCCCGCAAAACCAAAAGGGGCGACCGCGTAAGAGGAAACCGCAACACCCGCAAGAACAAGATGCGGTCACCGGTTGCGGGGATTTACCGGTGGGGATGCGGATGGCCGCCGCCACTTTGG AAATGCTGCACCAAGGCGACCTCTCCTCCTCAATGGAGTCCCTCTCGTACGACTCCTCGGTGACCTCACCAGGTTCCAGCAACGGCCAGCAAAACCAACGCACCAAACG GATGCGCACCTCCTTCAAGCACCACCAACTCAGGACGATGAAGACCTACTTCGCCATCAACCAAAACCCCGATGCGAAAGACTTGAAGCAGTTGGCCCAAAAAACCGGACTCTCAAAGCGGGTTCTTCAG gtgtGGTTCCAGAATGCACGCGCCAAGTGGCGCAGGAACCTAATGCGCCAGGAGGGTACCCAGGGGGCGCAGTCGCAGTCGGGCGCGGTGACAGGTGCCTCGCCCACCGGATCCTCCATTATGGAGGCGAGCATGTCCCATCAGGGAGGCCTCGACGACCTGCACCACCATTTGCACAGCCAGAACTCCCAGACTCTCGCGTTTAGTGATATTTACTAG
- the LOC126747488 gene encoding BAG family molecular chaperone regulator 3 isoform X1, with product MADFKSGLPPGWDCKWDERAGQYYFINHHSKMTTWEDPRMKYRGTPKRAAEYIPLQHNSPEVRRNYVYPSQSPPIQAFQMNAKSIPLQDLKAPTRSPLTLRGAKVQDSTFTTETEDAVAKISAMFPTVSETHIKLLLKKYLNREALVISALQVEKYPITTPGPFATPPPQRNIVVKGQTRTTGSPLMGGFALGVRSSPKPHSSPKLKLRYMKSIFPNADETVILECLQNNENSIQKTSDTLREMGYSKKDTVKPPETPKPESKTEGTTSKVAVEAAKATPSPAPKRASSEDKQTMKKKLQEQYADVPEHLISIALESVNFNEDRARQILTIMKQEDVASAQQKPPKEAPAAASPPPAPLLLPVSQSRQSIKSLLKTEKKDELDGFKRVLGVERGAYRSANIGDTLGHDAKLCKGPNEKLLLENYIQWQGSNGALQKGPQGFAKGPNKGLLCQKAYAPCGPNADLRKGPGGRFGENLVK from the exons ATGGCAGACTTTAAAAGCGGTTTACCACCGGGGTGGGACTGCAAATGGGACGAGAGAGCTGGGCAATA CTACTTCATAAACCACCATTCGAAAATGACCACTTGGGAGGACCCGAGGATGAAATACAGGGGCACCCCCAAGAGGGCCGCAGAGTATATCCCTTTGCAG CACAATTCACCGGAAGTGAGGAGAAACTACGTTTACCCCAGCCAATCGCCTCCCATTCAGGCATTTCAGATGAATGCCAAATCAATTCCTTTACAG GACCTTAAGGCCCCGACCAGGAGCCCCTTGACTTTAAGAGGGGCCAAAGTGCAAGACAGCACCTTCACCACCGAGACTGAGGACGCAGTGGCGAAAATCAGCGCCATGTTCCCCACAGTCTCGGAAACTCACATAAAACTGCTGTTGAAAAA ATATTTGAACCGGGAGGCGTTGGTGATCAGCGCCCTCCAGGTGGAAAAGTACCCGATTACCACCCCGGGGCCCTTCGCCACCCCTCCACCCCAGAGGAATATCGTTGTTAAGGGGCAGACGAGGACGACAGGGAGCCCCCTTATGGGGGGCTTCGCTTTGGGCGTGAGGAGTTCCCCGAAGCCCCATTCGTCTCCGAAGTTGAAATTAAG GTACATGAAGTCCATATTCCCGAACGCCGACGAGACCGTAATCCTGGAATGTTTGCAAAACAACGAGAACAGCATCCAGAAGACTTCGGACACCCTCCGGGAGATGGGGTACAGTAAAAAAGACACCGTCAAACCCCCGGAAACTCCCAAACCGGAGTCGAAAACCGAAGGGACGACTTCGAAAGTGGCGGTGGAGGCGGCAAAAGCGACGCCCTCACCCGCCCCCAAACGGGCCTCCAGTGAGGACAAACAAACCA TGAAAAAGAAGCTGCAAGAGCAATACGCCGATGTGCCGGAACACCTCATCTCCATCGCCCTGGAAAGTGTGAATTTCAACGAAGACAGGGCCCGTCAAATCCTCACTATAATGAAACAGGAGGACGTGGCAAGCGCGCAACAAAAACCCCCCAAAGAAGCGCCCGCCGCGGCGAGTCCCCCCCCGGCCCCATTGTTGTTGCCCGTCAGCCAGAGCCGTCAATCGATCAAATCCCTCTTGAAAACCGAGAAAAAGGACGAACTCGACGGTTTCAAGAGGGTGTTGGGGGTCGAACGGGGGGCCTACAGGTCCGCGAACATCGGCGACACCTTGGGCCACGACGCGAAACTGTGCAAGGGCCCCAACGAGAAGTTACTCCT gGAGAACTATATTCAATGGCAAGGATCAAACGGGGCTCTCCAGAAGGGCCCTCAGGGCTTCGCCAAGGGTCCCAACAAGGGGCTGTTGTGCCAAAAGGCTTACGCCCCTTGTGGGCCCAATGCGGATCTCCGGAAGGGTCCCGGAGGACGTTTCGGGGAGAATCTCGTCAAATAG
- the LOC126747495 gene encoding 40S ribosomal protein S24, translating to MTEGTATIRTRKFMTNRLLCRKQMVVDVLHPGQPSVKKTDIREKLAKMYKVTPDVIFVFGFRTNFGGGKSTGFALIYDTLDFAKKFEPKHRLQRHGLYEKKQQTRKQRKERKNRMKKVRGTKKSKVGAAAKK from the exons ATG acgGAAGGTACTGCCACAATCCGCACCAGGAAATTCATGACCAACCGACTGTTATGTCGGAAACAAATGGTCGTAGACGTTCTGCACCCCGGCCAACCCTCGGTAAAGAAAACCGACATCAGAGAAAAGTTGGCTAAAATGTACAAAGTCACCCCGGACGTCATATTCGTCTTTGGCTTCAGAACGAACTTCGGTGGCGGCAAATCTACCGGTTTCGCCCTGATTTATGACACCCTGGACTTTGCCAAGAAGTTCGAGCCAAAGCACAGGCTGCAAAGGCACGGACTCTATGAAAAGAAACAACAGACTAGAAAACAGAGGAAAGAGAGGAAGAACAGGATGAAGAAGGTCAGGGGCACGAAGAAGAGCAAAGTGGGGGCCGCAGCCAAAAAG TAA
- the LOC126747488 gene encoding BAG family molecular chaperone regulator 3 isoform X4, whose translation MADFKSGLPPGWDCKWDERAGQYYFINHHSKMTTWEDPRMKYRGTPKRAAEYIPLQHNSPEVRRNYVYPSQSPPIQAFQMNAKSIPLQDLKAPTRSPLTLRGAKVQDSTFTTETEDAVAKISAMFPTVSETHIKLLLKKYMKSIFPNADETVILECLQNNENSIQKTSDTLREMGYSKKDTVKPPETPKPESKTEGTTSKVAVEAAKATPSPAPKRASSEDKQTMKKKLQEQYADVPEHLISIALESVNFNEDRARQILTIMKQEDVASAQQKPPKEAPAAASPPPAPLLLPVSQSRQSIKSLLKTEKKDELDGFKRVLGVERGAYRSANIGDTLGHDAKLCKGPNEKLLLENYIQWQGSNGALQKGPQGFAKGPNKGLLCQKAYAPCGPNADLRKGPGGRFGENLVK comes from the exons ATGGCAGACTTTAAAAGCGGTTTACCACCGGGGTGGGACTGCAAATGGGACGAGAGAGCTGGGCAATA CTACTTCATAAACCACCATTCGAAAATGACCACTTGGGAGGACCCGAGGATGAAATACAGGGGCACCCCCAAGAGGGCCGCAGAGTATATCCCTTTGCAG CACAATTCACCGGAAGTGAGGAGAAACTACGTTTACCCCAGCCAATCGCCTCCCATTCAGGCATTTCAGATGAATGCCAAATCAATTCCTTTACAG GACCTTAAGGCCCCGACCAGGAGCCCCTTGACTTTAAGAGGGGCCAAAGTGCAAGACAGCACCTTCACCACCGAGACTGAGGACGCAGTGGCGAAAATCAGCGCCATGTTCCCCACAGTCTCGGAAACTCACATAAAACTGCTGTTGAAAAA GTACATGAAGTCCATATTCCCGAACGCCGACGAGACCGTAATCCTGGAATGTTTGCAAAACAACGAGAACAGCATCCAGAAGACTTCGGACACCCTCCGGGAGATGGGGTACAGTAAAAAAGACACCGTCAAACCCCCGGAAACTCCCAAACCGGAGTCGAAAACCGAAGGGACGACTTCGAAAGTGGCGGTGGAGGCGGCAAAAGCGACGCCCTCACCCGCCCCCAAACGGGCCTCCAGTGAGGACAAACAAACCA TGAAAAAGAAGCTGCAAGAGCAATACGCCGATGTGCCGGAACACCTCATCTCCATCGCCCTGGAAAGTGTGAATTTCAACGAAGACAGGGCCCGTCAAATCCTCACTATAATGAAACAGGAGGACGTGGCAAGCGCGCAACAAAAACCCCCCAAAGAAGCGCCCGCCGCGGCGAGTCCCCCCCCGGCCCCATTGTTGTTGCCCGTCAGCCAGAGCCGTCAATCGATCAAATCCCTCTTGAAAACCGAGAAAAAGGACGAACTCGACGGTTTCAAGAGGGTGTTGGGGGTCGAACGGGGGGCCTACAGGTCCGCGAACATCGGCGACACCTTGGGCCACGACGCGAAACTGTGCAAGGGCCCCAACGAGAAGTTACTCCT gGAGAACTATATTCAATGGCAAGGATCAAACGGGGCTCTCCAGAAGGGCCCTCAGGGCTTCGCCAAGGGTCCCAACAAGGGGCTGTTGTGCCAAAAGGCTTACGCCCCTTGTGGGCCCAATGCGGATCTCCGGAAGGGTCCCGGAGGACGTTTCGGGGAGAATCTCGTCAAATAG
- the LOC126747488 gene encoding BAG family molecular chaperone regulator 3 isoform X3 has protein sequence MADFKSGLPPGWDCKWDERAGQYYFINHHSKMTTWEDPRMKYRGTPKRAAEYIPLQHNSPEVRRNYVYPSQSPPIQAFQMNAKSIPLQDLKAPTRSPLTLRGAKVQDSTFTTETEDAVAKISAMFPTVSETHIKLLLKNYRYMKSIFPNADETVILECLQNNENSIQKTSDTLREMGYSKKDTVKPPETPKPESKTEGTTSKVAVEAAKATPSPAPKRASSEDKQTMKKKLQEQYADVPEHLISIALESVNFNEDRARQILTIMKQEDVASAQQKPPKEAPAAASPPPAPLLLPVSQSRQSIKSLLKTEKKDELDGFKRVLGVERGAYRSANIGDTLGHDAKLCKGPNEKLLLENYIQWQGSNGALQKGPQGFAKGPNKGLLCQKAYAPCGPNADLRKGPGGRFGENLVK, from the exons ATGGCAGACTTTAAAAGCGGTTTACCACCGGGGTGGGACTGCAAATGGGACGAGAGAGCTGGGCAATA CTACTTCATAAACCACCATTCGAAAATGACCACTTGGGAGGACCCGAGGATGAAATACAGGGGCACCCCCAAGAGGGCCGCAGAGTATATCCCTTTGCAG CACAATTCACCGGAAGTGAGGAGAAACTACGTTTACCCCAGCCAATCGCCTCCCATTCAGGCATTTCAGATGAATGCCAAATCAATTCCTTTACAG GACCTTAAGGCCCCGACCAGGAGCCCCTTGACTTTAAGAGGGGCCAAAGTGCAAGACAGCACCTTCACCACCGAGACTGAGGACGCAGTGGCGAAAATCAGCGCCATGTTCCCCACAGTCTCGGAAACTCACATAAAACTGCTGTTGAAAAA TTACAGGTACATGAAGTCCATATTCCCGAACGCCGACGAGACCGTAATCCTGGAATGTTTGCAAAACAACGAGAACAGCATCCAGAAGACTTCGGACACCCTCCGGGAGATGGGGTACAGTAAAAAAGACACCGTCAAACCCCCGGAAACTCCCAAACCGGAGTCGAAAACCGAAGGGACGACTTCGAAAGTGGCGGTGGAGGCGGCAAAAGCGACGCCCTCACCCGCCCCCAAACGGGCCTCCAGTGAGGACAAACAAACCA TGAAAAAGAAGCTGCAAGAGCAATACGCCGATGTGCCGGAACACCTCATCTCCATCGCCCTGGAAAGTGTGAATTTCAACGAAGACAGGGCCCGTCAAATCCTCACTATAATGAAACAGGAGGACGTGGCAAGCGCGCAACAAAAACCCCCCAAAGAAGCGCCCGCCGCGGCGAGTCCCCCCCCGGCCCCATTGTTGTTGCCCGTCAGCCAGAGCCGTCAATCGATCAAATCCCTCTTGAAAACCGAGAAAAAGGACGAACTCGACGGTTTCAAGAGGGTGTTGGGGGTCGAACGGGGGGCCTACAGGTCCGCGAACATCGGCGACACCTTGGGCCACGACGCGAAACTGTGCAAGGGCCCCAACGAGAAGTTACTCCT gGAGAACTATATTCAATGGCAAGGATCAAACGGGGCTCTCCAGAAGGGCCCTCAGGGCTTCGCCAAGGGTCCCAACAAGGGGCTGTTGTGCCAAAAGGCTTACGCCCCTTGTGGGCCCAATGCGGATCTCCGGAAGGGTCCCGGAGGACGTTTCGGGGAGAATCTCGTCAAATAG
- the LOC126747490 gene encoding LIM/homeobox protein Lhx2-like isoform X1, which translates to MKIDGHQLRRVMLKERETIDRGGCASPCSSMGGNSSEGGGGAAASSCAGCGGRIHDRFYLLAVDRQWHACCLKCCECKLPLDTELTCFAREGNIYCKDDYYRMFAVTRCGRCHAGISANELVMRARELVYHLHCFSCTLCGIPLSKGDHFGIRDGLIYCRPHYEMMDTFDPHEGPGVFSGGESPGYYPNTPPQNQKGRPRKRKPQHPQEQDAVTGCGDLPVGMRMAAATLEMLHQGDLSSSMESLSYDSSVTSPGSSNGQQNQRTKRMRTSFKHHQLRTMKTYFAINQNPDAKDLKQLAQKTGLSKRVLQVWFQNARAKWRRNLMRQEGTQGAQSQSGAVTGASPTGSSIMEASMSHQGGLDDLHHHLHSQNSQTLAFSDIY; encoded by the exons atgaaaatcgATG GGCACCAGCTACGCAGGGTGATGCTGAAGGAACGAGAGACGATCGATCGCGGGGGCTGCGCCTCCCCCTGCTCCAGCATGGGGGGCAACTCCTCAGAGGGGGGCGGCGGGGCTGCGGCCTCCTCCTGCGCGGGCTGCGGGGGCCGCATCCACGATCGCTTCTATCTTCTCGCCGTCGACCGACAATGGCACGCTTGTTGCTTGAAGTGTTGCGAGTGCAAGTTGCCACTGGACACCGAGTTGACTTGCTTCGCACGAGAAGGCAACATTTATTGTAAAGATGACTATTATAG gatgTTCGCTGTGACCAGGTGCGGCAGGTGCCACGCAGGAATCTCCGCTAACGAATTGGTAATGAGAGCGAGAGAGCTCGTGTACCATTTGCACTGTTTCTCTTGCACCCTCTGCGGCATCCCCCTATCCAAAGGAGACCATTTCGGCATAAGGGATGGTCTGATTTATTGCAG GCCCCATTACGAGATGATGGACACGTTCGATCCGCACGAGGGCCCCGGGGTGTTTTCGGGGGGCGAATCGCCCGGTTACTACCCGAACACCCCCCCGCAAAACCAAAAGGGGCGACCGCGTAAGAGGAAACCGCAACACCCGCAAGAACAAGATGCGGTCACCGGTTGCGGGGATTTACCGGTGGGGATGCGGATGGCCGCCGCCACTTTGG AAATGCTGCACCAAGGCGACCTCTCCTCCTCAATGGAGTCCCTCTCGTACGACTCCTCGGTGACCTCACCAGGTTCCAGCAACGGCCAGCAAAACCAACGCACCAAACG GATGCGCACCTCCTTCAAGCACCACCAACTCAGGACGATGAAGACCTACTTCGCCATCAACCAAAACCCCGATGCGAAAGACTTGAAGCAGTTGGCCCAAAAAACCGGACTCTCAAAGCGGGTTCTTCAG gtgtGGTTCCAGAATGCACGCGCCAAGTGGCGCAGGAACCTAATGCGCCAGGAGGGTACCCAGGGGGCGCAGTCGCAGTCGGGCGCGGTGACAGGTGCCTCGCCCACCGGATCCTCCATTATGGAGGCGAGCATGTCCCATCAGGGAGGCCTCGACGACCTGCACCACCATTTGCACAGCCAGAACTCCCAGACTCTCGCGTTTAGTGATATTTACTAG